A single genomic interval of Amycolatopsis albispora harbors:
- a CDS encoding MFS transporter: MTAKASRKDWFGLAVLVLACLLVSMDMSVLLYAIPFLSEDLTPTSTQLLWIIDIYGFLLAGLLITMGSLGDRIGRRRLLLFGAALFGLASVAAAFAPSPELLIAARALLGVAGATLAPSTLALIRNMFTDPDQRRAAIGIWTGGFAGGVMVGPIAGGLLLEHFWWGSVFLINVPVMVLLLVLAPLVLPEFTDPRPGRFDLLGAALSLATVLPIIYGIKELAAGTGGWQPVASLAAGLVIGVVFVQRQRSQDDPMIDLRLFAGRRFSTAIGTTTVTQFAMMGLAYFSTQYLQSVLGFSPLEAALWTLPTMVGMFIGLALGSTLATKVRPASLIGGGLAIGASGYVVFSFSTPDSGLPLLLAGGGLMTLGMGIVTVLATEVVLATAPPERAGAASALSETSTEFGGALGMAVLGTIGAAVYRSNVEIPAGLPAEAAAAAHDTLGGAVAVAAHLPPEVAPGFLRGAYEAFTDGMTVTMLIGAGVLLAGGALVALLLRQVNLSSRVEVHS, from the coding sequence ATGACCGCCAAAGCCAGCCGCAAGGACTGGTTCGGCCTCGCCGTACTCGTGCTCGCCTGCCTGCTCGTGTCGATGGACATGAGCGTGCTGCTCTACGCGATCCCGTTCCTCAGCGAGGACCTCACCCCGACCAGCACCCAGCTGCTGTGGATCATCGACATCTACGGCTTCCTGCTGGCCGGGCTGCTGATCACGATGGGCTCGCTGGGCGACCGGATCGGCAGGCGGCGCCTGCTGTTGTTCGGCGCCGCGTTGTTCGGCCTGGCCTCGGTGGCCGCCGCCTTCGCCCCCAGCCCTGAACTCCTGATCGCCGCGCGTGCCCTGCTCGGTGTCGCCGGTGCCACCCTGGCACCGTCCACTTTGGCCCTGATCAGGAACATGTTCACCGATCCGGACCAGCGCCGGGCCGCGATCGGCATCTGGACCGGCGGTTTCGCCGGTGGCGTGATGGTCGGCCCGATCGCCGGTGGCCTGCTGCTGGAGCACTTCTGGTGGGGTTCGGTGTTCCTGATCAACGTGCCGGTGATGGTGCTGCTGCTGGTGCTCGCGCCGCTGGTGCTGCCCGAGTTCACCGACCCGCGCCCCGGCCGCTTCGACCTGCTCGGCGCGGCGCTGTCGCTGGCCACGGTGCTGCCGATCATCTACGGCATCAAGGAGCTCGCGGCGGGCACGGGTGGCTGGCAGCCAGTCGCGTCACTGGCCGCCGGACTGGTCATCGGCGTGGTTTTTGTGCAGCGGCAACGCTCCCAGGACGATCCGATGATCGACCTCCGGCTGTTCGCCGGCCGCCGGTTCAGCACCGCTATCGGCACCACCACGGTGACCCAGTTCGCGATGATGGGCCTGGCCTACTTCAGCACCCAGTACCTTCAGTCGGTGCTCGGTTTCAGCCCGCTCGAAGCAGCACTGTGGACACTGCCGACGATGGTGGGCATGTTCATCGGGCTGGCGCTCGGCAGCACGCTGGCCACCAAGGTCCGCCCGGCCTCGCTGATCGGTGGCGGGCTGGCGATCGGTGCTTCGGGGTACGTCGTGTTCAGCTTCTCCACTCCGGACAGCGGGCTGCCGCTGCTGCTCGCCGGTGGCGGGCTGATGACGCTCGGCATGGGCATCGTGACGGTGCTGGCGACCGAGGTGGTGCTGGCCACCGCCCCGCCGGAACGCGCGGGCGCGGCGTCGGCGCTGTCGGAGACCAGCACCGAATTCGGCGGGGCACTGGGCATGGCGGTGCTCGGCACCATCGGCGCCGCGGTCTACCGGTCCAATGTGGAGATTCCGGCCGGGCTGCCGGCCGAGGCCGCCGCGGCCGCGCACGACACGCTCGGCGGCGCGGTGGCGGTGGCCGCCCACCTGCCGCCCGAAGTGGCGCCCGGTTTCCTGCGTGGTGCCTACGAAGCGTTCACCGACGGCATGACCGTGACCATGCTGATCGGCGCCGGAGTCCTGCTGGCCGGCGGCGCGCTGGTCGCGCTGCTGCTGCGCCAGGTCAACCTGTCCTCACGAGTCGAAGTCCACAGTTAA